From a single Candidatus Melainabacteria bacterium genomic region:
- the rph gene encoding ribonuclease PH, giving the protein MTRRDDRKNDELRPLKFTCNFSKKAHGSVLVELGDTKVLVTAMIEDKVPPFLEGTNKGWLTAEYSLLPGSTNPRYQREVNKGRPSGRTSEIQRLIGRSLRAAFDLNAIGQRTITIDADVISADASTRVASICGGYVAIYKALENLKKRGLILKIPLLEPVAAVSAGVVNKEVLLDLSYSEDSQAEVDSNIVMNQSGKIIELQMTAEGKPFEENIVSEIIKLARRGIQEIIQKQIEATAKICAV; this is encoded by the coding sequence ATGACAAGACGCGATGATCGAAAAAATGATGAACTAAGACCACTAAAGTTTACCTGTAACTTCTCAAAGAAAGCCCATGGTTCTGTCTTAGTAGAACTTGGCGATACCAAGGTTTTAGTTACTGCAATGATTGAAGATAAAGTCCCGCCATTTTTAGAAGGAACAAATAAAGGATGGCTGACTGCTGAATATTCTCTTTTACCTGGCTCAACTAATCCAAGATACCAAAGAGAAGTAAACAAAGGGCGTCCTTCTGGCCGCACTAGTGAAATTCAAAGACTTATTGGAAGAAGCTTAAGAGCTGCATTTGATTTAAATGCAATCGGCCAAAGAACTATAACAATTGATGCTGATGTAATTAGTGCCGATGCATCTACAAGAGTAGCTAGTATCTGTGGTGGATATGTAGCAATATATAAGGCACTTGAAAATTTAAAAAAGAGAGGATTGATTTTAAAAATCCCATTACTAGAACCAGTTGCTGCTGTTAGTGCTGGTGTTGTAAACAAAGAAGTTTTATTAGATCTCTCATACTCAGAAGATTCACAAGCTGAAGTTGACAGTAATATTGTAATGAATCAGTCAGGGAAAATTATTGAGCTTCAAATGACTGCTGAGGGAAAACCATTTGAAGAAAATATTGTGAGTGAAATCATAAAATTAGCCCGAAGAGGGATCCAAGAAATTATTCAAAAGCAAATTGAAGCTACAGCAAAAATCTGTGCTGTCTAA